Proteins from one Mycobacterium sp. EPa45 genomic window:
- a CDS encoding GNAT family N-acetyltransferase: MADIWPLADLQVVTPRLVLRYVSDELGVQLATLAAKGIHDPATMPFSEPWTDVPSPQLERNSLQFYWRNRAETSANRWNLDLAVLVDEVVVGMCSVHAEHFPQNRSLTTGSWLGRAYQRRGIGKEMRQAALHLIFAGFDADLAITRAWHDNTASLAVTRSLPYTETGTTVETRRDRPDTMVGFAMTQARWATIRRDDIRGVGVEAVRAQLETAR; this comes from the coding sequence ATGGCTGATATCTGGCCGCTGGCCGACCTACAGGTGGTGACACCGCGATTGGTGCTGCGCTACGTCAGCGACGAGTTGGGTGTGCAGCTGGCTACGTTGGCGGCCAAAGGCATTCACGATCCAGCCACCATGCCGTTCAGTGAGCCGTGGACGGATGTGCCCTCCCCGCAGCTGGAACGCAACAGCCTGCAGTTCTATTGGCGCAACCGCGCCGAGACGTCGGCGAACCGATGGAATCTCGATCTCGCCGTGCTGGTCGATGAGGTGGTTGTCGGCATGTGTTCGGTTCACGCCGAACACTTTCCGCAGAACCGCAGTCTGACCACCGGGTCCTGGCTGGGCCGCGCGTACCAGCGCCGGGGCATCGGCAAGGAGATGCGGCAGGCGGCACTGCACCTGATCTTCGCCGGCTTCGACGCCGATCTGGCCATCACCCGGGCCTGGCACGACAACACCGCCTCGCTGGCGGTGACACGTTCGCTGCCCTACACCGAGACGGGCACGACGGTGGAGACCCGCCGGGACCGCCCCGACACCATGGTCGGATTCGCCATGACGCAGGCCCGGTGGGCCACGATCCGCCGCGACGATATCCGGGG
- a CDS encoding TIGR03557 family F420-dependent LLM class oxidoreductase, producing MAKIGYFLSSEQYRPKELVDQAKRAEAAGFESLWISDHFHPWNDEQGQSAFVWGVIGALSEATSLPVSTAVTCPTIRIHPAIIAQAAATAAVQLDGKFVLGVGSGEALNEHILGDPWPSVGVRLKMLEEAVEVIRLLHRGDEVSHHGVYYEVQEARIYTRPEQPVPIYVSGFGPQAAELAGRIGDGYVLVTPDADLVQTFRTSGGGDKPVQAGMKVAWDRDADTALDIAHRLWANDGLPGQSAQTLPRPKDFAALMDLVPRETVGESIICGPDSDKHAARARKYIDAGVDEVYVQQIAPDMDGFFAAWEKEVLPQLRG from the coding sequence ATGGCGAAAATCGGATATTTCCTGTCTTCTGAGCAGTACCGCCCCAAGGAACTCGTCGATCAGGCCAAGCGCGCGGAGGCGGCCGGATTCGAAAGTCTGTGGATCTCGGACCATTTCCATCCGTGGAACGACGAACAGGGGCAGAGCGCGTTCGTCTGGGGCGTGATCGGCGCGCTGTCGGAAGCCACCTCGCTTCCGGTGTCGACGGCCGTGACCTGCCCGACGATACGGATCCACCCGGCGATCATCGCCCAAGCCGCCGCGACGGCCGCCGTGCAACTCGACGGAAAATTCGTGTTGGGCGTGGGCAGTGGTGAGGCCCTCAACGAACACATCCTCGGCGACCCGTGGCCGTCGGTCGGGGTTCGGCTCAAGATGCTCGAGGAGGCGGTCGAGGTGATCCGGCTGCTGCACCGCGGCGACGAGGTGAGCCATCACGGTGTGTATTACGAAGTGCAGGAGGCCCGCATCTACACCCGGCCCGAGCAGCCGGTGCCGATCTACGTCTCGGGTTTCGGGCCGCAGGCCGCCGAGCTGGCCGGCCGCATCGGCGACGGCTACGTGCTGGTGACGCCGGACGCCGATCTGGTGCAGACGTTCCGCACATCCGGCGGGGGTGACAAACCGGTGCAGGCGGGCATGAAGGTCGCCTGGGATCGCGACGCCGACACCGCGCTGGACATCGCGCACCGACTATGGGCCAACGACGGCCTGCCGGGGCAGAGCGCGCAGACTCTGCCGCGGCCCAAGGACTTTGCCGCGTTGATGGACCTGGTGCCGCGGGAGACGGTCGGCGAGTCGATCATCTGTGGACCGGACTCCGACAAGCACGCCGCGCGAGCGCGCAAGTACATCGACGCCGGGGTCGACGAGGTCTACGTCCAGCAGATCGCGCCGGACATGGACGGGTTCTTCGCCGCGTGGGAGAAAGAGGTGCTGCCGCAGCTGCGCGGATAA
- a CDS encoding PaaI family thioesterase: MSTPNGPQVAFCVGFTGVSEAGISLQQQVSSALVDHRGLVEMPAYAVMAESVTSGAYWYSFDEPVATVQSWLALTAGARPQVGDRLHAVSVLAHHDDAHGTATMTVTNGSHDVVCSGVARAVRVGRTTEALRAVEKRVVVEPDELPAPPDIDADVSAIDPDWDGRRILTAIARGDIARGPLCELLAMTVEPGDDPVMTVEPQPWMANPLGAIQGGVIASIIGQACSLAGQAHTGPGDRYTLADLSVYYFRSPPVDGRALTLTATTDRVGGRMATVEAAMTDAAGTRYVRAVANIAYERGRAF, translated from the coding sequence ATGAGCACACCTAACGGACCCCAAGTGGCCTTCTGCGTCGGCTTCACCGGGGTCAGCGAGGCCGGCATCTCCCTGCAGCAACAGGTGAGTTCGGCGCTCGTCGACCACCGCGGCCTGGTCGAGATGCCGGCGTACGCGGTGATGGCTGAATCGGTGACCAGCGGCGCCTACTGGTATTCCTTCGACGAACCGGTCGCGACCGTGCAGTCCTGGCTGGCGCTGACCGCAGGTGCCCGGCCGCAGGTGGGGGACCGCCTGCACGCCGTGTCGGTGCTGGCCCATCACGACGACGCCCATGGCACCGCGACGATGACGGTCACCAACGGCTCCCATGACGTCGTCTGCTCCGGGGTTGCCCGCGCCGTACGGGTCGGCCGCACCACCGAAGCGCTGCGTGCCGTGGAGAAGCGGGTCGTCGTCGAACCCGACGAGCTGCCGGCGCCGCCGGACATCGACGCAGACGTCTCGGCCATCGACCCGGACTGGGACGGCCGGCGCATCCTGACCGCCATCGCCCGCGGCGACATTGCCCGCGGGCCACTGTGCGAACTGCTGGCCATGACCGTCGAGCCCGGCGATGACCCCGTGATGACCGTCGAGCCGCAGCCGTGGATGGCCAACCCGCTCGGTGCCATCCAGGGCGGCGTCATCGCCTCGATCATCGGTCAGGCCTGCTCGCTGGCCGGCCAGGCCCACACCGGCCCCGGCGACCGCTACACCCTGGCCGACCTGAGCGTTTACTATTTCCGGTCGCCTCCGGTCGACGGCCGAGCCCTCACGTTGACGGCCACCACCGACCGGGTCGGGGGGCGGATGGCGACCGTCGAGGCCGCGATGACCGACGCCGCCGGCACCCGCTACGTCCGGGCCGTCGCCAACATCGCCTACGAGCGGGGACGAGCGTTTTGA
- the rplM gene encoding 50S ribosomal protein L13 — MPTYTPKAGDTTRSWYVIDATDVVLGRLAVAAASLLRGKHKPTFTPNVDGGDFVIVINADKIAVSGDKLQTKMAYRHSGYPGGLRARTLGDEMAKHADRVVEKAIIGMLPHNKLSRQIQKKLKVYAGPDHPHAAQQPIPYEIKQVAQ, encoded by the coding sequence GTGCCTACGTACACGCCGAAGGCGGGTGACACCACGCGTTCGTGGTACGTCATCGACGCCACCGACGTGGTGCTCGGCCGGCTCGCCGTCGCGGCAGCAAGTCTGTTGCGCGGCAAGCACAAGCCGACATTCACGCCGAATGTGGACGGTGGCGATTTCGTCATCGTCATCAATGCCGACAAGATCGCCGTCAGTGGCGACAAGCTGCAGACCAAAATGGCCTACCGTCACTCGGGTTACCCCGGTGGTTTGCGGGCGCGCACGCTCGGCGACGAGATGGCCAAGCATGCCGATCGCGTGGTCGAGAAGGCCATCATCGGGATGCTGCCGCACAACAAGCTGAGCCGGCAGATCCAGAAGAAGCTCAAGGTCTACGCGGGCCCGGATCATCCGCACGCCGCCCAGCAGCCGATTCCGTACGAGATCAAGCAGGTGGCCCAGTGA
- the rpsI gene encoding 30S ribosomal protein S9, giving the protein MTEVEVTEVEVTEAPEAAAESTPRAPVIIDRPIQTVGRRKEAVVRVRLVPGTGQFNLDGRSLEAYFPNKVHQQLIKAPLVTVDRVDSFDVFAHLDGGGPSGQAGALRLAIARALILVQPEDRPALKKAGFLTRDPRAIERKKYGLKKARKAPQYSKR; this is encoded by the coding sequence GTGACCGAGGTCGAGGTGACCGAGGTCGAGGTGACCGAGGCCCCGGAGGCCGCTGCCGAGAGCACGCCCCGCGCGCCGGTGATCATCGACCGTCCGATCCAGACCGTCGGCCGCCGCAAGGAGGCCGTGGTGCGGGTTCGGCTGGTGCCGGGCACCGGCCAGTTCAACCTCGACGGCCGCAGCCTCGAGGCGTACTTCCCGAACAAGGTGCACCAGCAGCTGATCAAGGCCCCGCTGGTGACTGTCGACCGGGTGGACAGCTTCGACGTCTTCGCCCACCTCGACGGCGGTGGCCCCTCGGGTCAGGCCGGTGCGCTTCGCCTCGCGATCGCCCGCGCGCTGATCCTGGTGCAGCCCGAGGACCGTCCGGCGCTGAAGAAGGCCGGCTTCCTCACGCGTGACCCGCGTGCCATCGAGCGCAAGAAGTACGGCCTCAAGAAGGCCCGCAAGGCGCCGCAGTACAGCAAGCGCTGA